Proteins co-encoded in one Arachis hypogaea cultivar Tifrunner chromosome 13, arahy.Tifrunner.gnm2.J5K5, whole genome shotgun sequence genomic window:
- the LOC112792371 gene encoding berberine bridge enzyme-like 26 — MTRSVVNLVLLSATIFISIFSASSSGSASHEDFLQCFQSGLGVNTNTSSGIVFTKTSSSYESILDASIRNSRFLATSVPKPNFIVTPHNLFHIQLALRCSKHSNLQVRVRSGGHDYEGLSYVSNVPFIIIDLFNLRSITINMEDETAWVQSGATLGELYYAIANRSKVHGFPAGSCATIGIGGHLSGGGFGTIFRKYGLAADNVIDAQIINVNGTILNRRAMGEDLFWAIRGGGGSSFGVITAWKIKLVQVPSTVTIFEVSRNLDDGGSEIFTKWQTVAPKLPAELFLHAVLGVSNSASRLGNKTVVFSFTGMYLGTAENLLPLMQESFAEFGLKRSNFTEMSWIQSVLYFAGFSVDQSSEVLLNRNITSSSFKTKSDYVTEPISSTGLEGLWKMLVLEESQFIILTPYGGIMSEIPESATPFPHRKSMLYGIQYSVSWDSNEDATMYIKWIRTLYDYLAPYVSKLPRRAYLNYRDLDLGVNGPNTSYVEAQSWGLKYFNQNFKRLVEVKARVDPQNFFRNEQSIPPL, encoded by the coding sequence ATGACTAGATCAGTTGTAAACTTAGTTCTCCTATCTGCCACAATTTTCATCTCAATTTTCTCTGCATCATCATCAGGTTCGGCTAGCCATGAAGATTTCCTTCAATGTTTTCAGTCCGGTCTAGGAGTTAACACCAACACAAGTTCAGGAATAGTCTTCACCAAAACCAGTTCTTCTTATGAATCTATCTTGGATGCTTCTATAAGAAACTCAAGATTCTTGGCCACTTCAGTCCCAAAACCAAACTTCATTGTCACTCCACACAACCTTTTCCACATCCAACTAGCACTGCGATGTTCCAAACACAGCAACCTCCAAGTCAGAGTTCGAAGCGGTGGCCATGACTATGAAGGCCTCTCTTATGTCTCTAATGTTCCATTCATCATCATTGACCTTTTCAACCTCAGGTCCATAACCATTAACATGGAAGACGAAACAGCGTGGGTTCAATCAGGTGCTACTCTGGGAGAACTCTACTACGCAATTGCGAATAGAAGCAAGGTCCATGGCTTCCCTGCTGGGAGTTGCGCTACAATTGGCATTGGAGGACACTTGAGTGGAGGTGGATTTGGCACCATCTTCAGGAAATATGGCCTAGCAGCTGATAATGTGATCGATGCGCAGATAATCAATGTTAATGGGACGATACTGAACAGAAGAGCAATGGGGGAAGATCTGTTTTGGGCCATAAGGGGTGGAGGAGGTTCAAGCTTTGGTGTCATCACAGCATGGAAGATCAAGCTTGTCCAAGTTCCATCAACAGTTACCATCTTTGAGGTTTCAAGGAATCTTGATGATGGTGGTTCTGAGATTTTCACCAAGTGGCAAACCGTTGCTCCAAAGCTTCCTGCAGAACTCTTTCTTCATGCAGTTCTTGGAGTTTCCAATTCAGCTTCTCGACTTGGTAATAAAACTGTGGTGTTTTCTTTCACGGGAATGTACCTTGGAACCGCAGAGAACCTCCTCCCTTTGATGCAGGAAAGTTTTGCAGAATTCGGGTTGAAGCGAAGCAATTTCACTGAGATGAGTTGGATTCAATCTGTTCTTTATTTTGCAGGTTTTTCAGTGGACCAGTCCTCGGAGGTCTTGCTCAACAGGAACATAACATCATCGAGTTTTAAAACAAAATCTGATTATGTAACAGAACCGATTTCATCTACTGGCTTAGAAGGGCTATGGAAGATGCTGGTTTTGGAGGAGTCACAATTCATAATCCTGACACCATATGGTGGAATAATGAGTGAGATTCCAGAATCAGCAACTCCATTCCCTCACAGAAAGAGTATGTTATATGGAATCCAATATTCTGTTAGTTGGGATTCCAATGAAGATGCAACTATGTACATAAAATGGATAAGAACACTCTATGATTACTTAGCGCCTTATGTGTCAAAGTTGCCAAGGCGAGCATACTTGAATTACAGAGACCTTGATTTGGGCGTCAATGGTCCGAATACAAGCTATGTTGAAGCACAATCTTGGGGCCTCAAATATTTCAACCAGAACTTTAAGCGACTAGTAGAAGTGAAGGCTAGAGTTGATCCTCAAAATTTTTTCAGGAATGAACAGAGCATTCCACCTTTGTAG
- the LOC112783767 gene encoding uncharacterized protein — protein sequence MEDHRSSTPNAIGLCLLPQELIQNIFLSLVLPEILPLKLLNKSFSQIISDHTFVRRCNSVSAATTWLFVYKKRWLRDAVLHAFTHRSSHRWFRIRIADLHFHADNDLYFLAASANFFLFASNTVREVIAVNLITLTVKRIPPSPLGPRGTSSWRRSGMKLVSHPDGSDHFRFLFAECVDNRPVLFVYNSESDTWKSTEGKENTGSSGIVPRGGGNIFLSVAHGPRESVLVACTAQCEAPTVVRPRFDPRGSDGGLSVGYSWGNVIDRLHVYGDGYMMIVKWEGGERGKGRVLKGVELWGLSLDGRKWEFVSVVPSELMKVVEKPYGVMMGCLEEKNGILRAALVSNSEGFWNMIWLSYDATCNNWTWIPLPDCKMKGWNMAGISFSSGLILP from the coding sequence ATGGAAGATCATCGAAGTTCAACACCCAACGCTATTGGTCTCTGCCTCCTCCCGCAAGAGCTCATTCAAAACATATTTCTATCTCTCGTCTTGCCTGAAATCCTTCCCTTGAAACTGCTCAACAAATCTTTCTCCCAAATCATCTCCGACCACACCTTCGTTCGCCGCTGCAACTCCGTCTCCGCCGCCACCACCTGGCTCTTCGTCTACAAGAAGCGCTGGCTCCGCGACGCCGTCCTACACGCCTTCACCCACCGTAGCTCCCACCGCTGGTTCCGGATCCGCATCGCAGACCTCCACTTCCACGCCGACAACGACCTCTACTTCCTCGCCGCCTCCGCCAACTTCTTCCTCTTCGCTTCCAACACCGTCCGCGAGGTCATCGCCGTTAACCTCATCACCCTCACCGTCAAGAGGATCCCGCCTTCCCCGTTAGGTCCACGTGGCACCTCATCGTGGAGGAGGTCCGGCATGAAGCTCGTCTCCCACCCGGACGGCTCCGATCATTTCCGCTTCTTGTTCGCCGAGTGCGTGGACAACCGGCCCGTTTTGTTTGTCTACAATTCCGAGAGCGACACGTGGAAGTCAACGGAGGGGAAGGAAAACACTGGATCCAGTGGGATTGTGCCACGTGGAGGTGGAAATATTTTCCTGAGCGTGGCTCATGGGCCCCGGGAGAGCGTTCTGGTTGCGTGTACAGCACAGTGCGAGGCGCCAACAGTTGTACGGCCGAGATTTGATCCGAGAGGGAGCGATGGAGGGTTGAGCGTTGGATATAGCTGGGGAAACGTGATAGATAGGCTACACGTGTACGGAGATGGGTACATGATGATAGTGAAATGGGAGGGTGGAGAGCGTGGAAAGGGGAGGGTGTTGAAGGGCGTGGAGTTGTGGGGGTTGAGTTTGGATGGGAGGAAGTGGGAGTTTGTATCGGTGGTTCCGAGTGAGTTGATGAAGGTTGTTGAGAAGCCTTATGGGGTTATGATGGGTTGCTTGGAGGAGAAGAATGGGATCCTTCGGGCTGCTTTGGTCTCTAATTCTGAGGGGTTTTGGAATATGATTTGGCTCTCCTATGATGCCACGTGTAACAACTGGACCTGGATTCCCCTTCCTGATTGCAAAATGAAGGGATGGAATATGGCTGGAATAAGCTTCTCCTCTGGTCTTATTCTGCCTTGA